A genomic segment from Leptolyngbya boryana PCC 6306 encodes:
- a CDS encoding SpoIID/LytB domain-containing protein → MVNQMNFRSPLSSLAAKLNRPKIWGFALLLWAVPFMPAEARETVNLRVAIENGVSQITVGSSTNAQVLDAAETTLLGEIQGMNGFAAQAQNGQVALDKWRSGALTIRPKDNGVVWIGNRWYRGTVRLIASGGSLTVVNNVELEQYLLSVLGAEMNGNWPKEALKAQAVTARSYALERRESSIRAGKPYDLYDTQTSQVYKGLQTESQGTLQAVAETAGQVLVHNGRLVEAYFHSSAGGCTEPSENVWSSSRPYLQMVKNDFDKGTPVSEWSRTLSAAELGNIFGVGTVQQVIPVRATACGRVREMRIVGDRKTVTVSGERIQSALNLRSTLFAFNPQQLAASKAGGKPSMQFVVNGRGFGHGVGMSQWGAYNMARQGKTYLQILAEYYRGGAGVTTIKTDQ, encoded by the coding sequence ATGGTTAATCAAATGAATTTTCGATCGCCCCTTTCGTCTCTAGCCGCAAAACTAAATCGTCCGAAAATTTGGGGTTTTGCGCTCTTACTTTGGGCAGTGCCCTTCATGCCTGCTGAGGCAAGAGAGACTGTGAATTTAAGAGTCGCGATCGAGAATGGCGTTTCGCAAATTACTGTTGGCAGTTCGACCAATGCTCAAGTGTTAGATGCGGCTGAGACAACGTTGCTAGGCGAAATCCAAGGCATGAACGGTTTTGCTGCACAGGCACAAAATGGTCAAGTGGCATTAGACAAATGGCGATCCGGTGCCCTTACGATTCGACCGAAAGATAACGGTGTAGTCTGGATTGGCAATCGTTGGTATCGCGGCACTGTGCGGCTGATTGCTTCAGGTGGCAGTTTGACCGTTGTAAATAATGTTGAATTAGAGCAGTATTTGCTCAGCGTCTTGGGCGCAGAAATGAATGGCAACTGGCCGAAAGAAGCGCTCAAGGCTCAAGCTGTAACGGCTCGGAGTTATGCCTTAGAAAGACGTGAGTCATCGATTCGGGCGGGAAAACCTTACGATCTCTACGATACTCAGACCTCTCAGGTTTATAAAGGGCTGCAAACTGAGTCACAAGGCACACTGCAAGCAGTTGCCGAAACGGCAGGACAAGTTTTAGTTCACAATGGTCGATTGGTGGAAGCGTATTTCCATTCCTCTGCCGGGGGCTGTACAGAACCCTCTGAAAACGTTTGGTCATCGTCGCGTCCTTACCTACAAATGGTTAAGAACGACTTTGATAAAGGCACACCTGTGAGTGAGTGGTCAAGAACGCTTTCTGCGGCTGAGCTTGGCAATATTTTTGGGGTGGGAACGGTTCAACAAGTGATTCCAGTGCGGGCGACAGCTTGTGGACGAGTTCGAGAAATGAGAATTGTGGGCGATCGTAAAACGGTCACGGTTTCCGGTGAAAGAATTCAAAGTGCTTTGAATCTGAGAAGTACCTTATTCGCATTTAACCCTCAACAATTGGCAGCGAGCAAAGCTGGTGGCAAACCTTCAATGCAATTTGTGGTGAATGGTCGAGGATTTGGTCATGGTGTCGGTATGAGCCAATGGGGAGCTTACAACATGGCACGTCAGGGTAAGACTTATCTGCAAATCTTGGCGGAATATTACCGAGGTGGCGCTGGAGTGACAACCATTAAAACTGACCAATAA
- a CDS encoding ribonuclease Z, translating into MALTASVTGKFLWQYEDSVLSSGESALQITFLGTSSGVPTRSRNVSAIALRLPQRAEVWLFDCGEGTQHQFLRSDLRVSQIRRIFVTHVHGDHIFGLMGLLASCGLAGNPQQIDIYGPPDLDPYLKACKRYSQTHFSYPVKFHPVSPGLVFEDEEFTVTCQLLKHRVPAFGYRITEKDRPGHFNAELAKELGIPSGPIYGKLKRGETVTLEDGRTIDGKILCGEPEIGRKVVYCTDTVFCESAIELAQGADVLIHEATFAHQDAEMAFQRLHSTSTMAAQTALLAQVQTLIMTHFSPRYAPGNAIGIQDLLNEARAIFPNTELASDFWTYEVPRRIAATKTSPAESSRSEPEASRLESPTTAPAASSPRPKSKK; encoded by the coding sequence TTGGCTCTGACCGCCTCGGTTACAGGCAAGTTCCTGTGGCAGTATGAAGATAGTGTATTGAGTTCAGGTGAGTCGGCTTTGCAGATCACATTTTTAGGAACGAGTTCTGGTGTACCCACACGATCGCGGAATGTCAGTGCGATCGCGCTACGCTTACCGCAGCGGGCTGAAGTTTGGCTATTTGATTGTGGAGAAGGCACGCAGCACCAGTTTCTGCGCAGTGATTTGCGAGTCAGCCAGATTCGTCGAATTTTTGTCACTCACGTTCATGGCGATCATATTTTCGGCTTAATGGGATTGCTGGCAAGCTGTGGACTTGCTGGAAATCCTCAACAGATCGATATTTATGGGCCACCGGATCTCGATCCCTATCTCAAAGCCTGTAAACGCTACTCGCAAACCCATTTTTCTTATCCCGTGAAGTTTCATCCGGTCAGTCCAGGACTGGTGTTTGAAGATGAAGAATTTACGGTGACCTGTCAGCTTTTGAAACATCGGGTTCCAGCCTTCGGCTATCGCATTACCGAGAAAGATCGTCCGGGGCATTTCAATGCTGAGCTTGCTAAAGAGTTAGGGATTCCCTCAGGCCCGATTTATGGAAAGTTGAAGCGCGGAGAAACGGTCACGCTAGAAGACGGGCGAACGATCGATGGCAAAATTCTTTGCGGTGAGCCAGAAATTGGGCGAAAGGTTGTTTATTGTACGGATACTGTTTTTTGTGAAAGCGCGATCGAACTGGCTCAAGGTGCAGACGTACTAATTCACGAAGCGACCTTTGCCCATCAAGATGCCGAGATGGCATTTCAACGGCTGCATTCAACTTCGACAATGGCAGCGCAGACGGCATTACTCGCTCAGGTGCAGACTTTGATCATGACGCATTTCAGCCCGCGATATGCGCCGGGAAATGCGATCGGCATCCAAGATCTGCTCAATGAAGCACGGGCAATTTTTCCGAATACAGAACTCGCCTCGGATTTTTGGACGTATGAAGTTCCGAGACGAATTGCTGCGACTAAAACCAGCCCAGCGGAATCATCTCGATCGGAGCCGGAAGCATCTCGCCTCGAAAGTCCAACAACTGCACCAGCAGCAAGTAGCCCACGCCCAAAATCAAAGAAATAA